From the genome of Maribacter algicola, one region includes:
- a CDS encoding phytanoyl-CoA dioxygenase family protein: MRIRDLAELHSLVSELFKFPKTPDAWEAYKLTEDQLEHYKEFGYVSGIKLLDEVQIGQLRGELDELMDPKHPAHSLFYEFHSNESKDQDSVLFHSLGHWRITEGFHDVLWNPAFVMAAYQLLGNRAVRFWHDQLFYKPAKHGGVVAWHQDYSYWTRTVAMQHLTCWTGLDDATEENGCLYYVPKSHNWGLLDAPELAGNMEGLLDYLTEDQRKEFNPVPIPLKKGFATFHHPLMVHGSYENKSDRPRRAFVLNVFADGTVSNTDDELLKGVPPIPKGRKMEGKFFPLLFG, encoded by the coding sequence ATGCGAATTAGGGATTTGGCAGAGCTTCATTCGCTCGTTTCAGAACTTTTTAAATTCCCAAAAACACCGGATGCATGGGAAGCCTATAAATTGACGGAAGACCAATTGGAACATTACAAGGAATTTGGATATGTCTCCGGGATCAAGCTTTTGGACGAAGTACAGATAGGGCAATTGCGAGGGGAACTGGATGAACTTATGGATCCCAAACATCCCGCACATTCCCTTTTCTATGAATTTCATAGTAATGAATCCAAGGATCAGGATTCCGTTTTGTTCCATTCCTTGGGACATTGGAGAATTACCGAAGGTTTTCATGATGTACTTTGGAATCCGGCCTTTGTAATGGCGGCTTACCAGCTATTAGGAAACAGGGCTGTCCGTTTTTGGCATGACCAGCTTTTTTACAAACCTGCAAAACATGGTGGGGTGGTGGCCTGGCATCAGGATTATTCCTACTGGACCCGTACCGTAGCCATGCAACATCTTACCTGTTGGACAGGTCTCGATGACGCGACCGAAGAAAATGGATGTTTATATTATGTTCCAAAAAGCCACAATTGGGGATTGCTCGATGCTCCGGAACTGGCCGGGAATATGGAAGGACTTTTGGATTATCTAACAGAAGATCAACGGAAGGAATTTAATCCCGTACCCATTCCCTTAAAAAAAGGGTTTGCCACGTTTCATCACCCCTTAATGGTACATGGTTCCTATGAAAATAAATCGGATAGGCCTCGAAGGGCCTTTGTGCTGAATGTTTTTGCCGATGGTACTGTCAGCAATACCGATGATGAACTCTTAAAAGGAGTACCGCCAATTCCCAAAGGCCGGAAGATGGAAGGCAAGTTTTTCCCGTTGCTTTTTGGTTAA
- a CDS encoding phytoene desaturase family protein gives MKKKDLQEDISTQNWDSIIIGSGAGGLTTALCLARAGQKVLLLEQHEVPGGWCHSFYLEGHRFTPGVHYIGLVGEGESTSNLYKGLGIANDLVFFRMNPDAYEHVRIGNHRFDFPDNPEELENRLINRFPKEKKGIKKYLKQIRLASEELYSLPYIKGFWKKLTIPYRTRHFGRYGLFSLKRVINWHIKDPLLKNVLNIQCGDHGVQPRKAAFILHAALMYHYFKGGYYPMGGGGALVKSMTNKFKGYGGVLKTSTSVKKILIEGKKTKKATGVELQDGRQIFARHIVSNADVGITYNQLIGRQHLSQKLRKKLEKTKYSCTSLMLFLTVDMDVRKAGLDSGNIWVLPDMDMDDYYDSIMKSDLQKVEFFKALFVSCTTLKDPTSFDGKHHCLEVITFIDYKTFEPFTEEREERSEKYLQYKAELTQKMILGLEKVVPNISNHIVHQELGTPITNEYYINTTRGNVYGTEKSLKHIGPFAYKSKSEIENLYFCGASILSHGVAGASHSGVNTAAVILGCHADELKEPQEGQELLILEAEDTPDNYPEEIQKKIKLRQKRTQEKSKSLA, from the coding sequence TTGAAAAAAAAGGATTTACAAGAGGATATATCGACCCAAAACTGGGACAGCATCATCATAGGTTCAGGTGCTGGGGGGCTAACCACTGCTTTATGCCTTGCAAGGGCCGGACAGAAAGTCCTATTGTTGGAACAACACGAAGTACCCGGTGGATGGTGCCATAGCTTTTATTTGGAGGGACACCGGTTTACACCGGGTGTACATTACATCGGGTTAGTAGGTGAAGGTGAATCTACTAGTAATTTGTACAAAGGTTTGGGCATTGCCAATGATTTGGTGTTTTTTAGGATGAATCCCGATGCTTATGAACATGTTCGTATTGGAAACCACCGATTTGATTTTCCCGATAATCCAGAAGAACTTGAAAACCGATTGATTAACAGATTTCCGAAGGAAAAAAAAGGAATCAAAAAATACCTAAAGCAAATCCGACTTGCAAGCGAGGAACTCTACTCGTTACCCTACATAAAGGGTTTTTGGAAAAAATTGACCATTCCGTACAGAACCCGGCATTTTGGAAGATACGGTTTGTTCAGTTTAAAAAGGGTCATTAATTGGCATATCAAAGACCCACTTTTAAAAAATGTCCTAAATATTCAATGCGGCGACCACGGGGTTCAGCCGAGGAAGGCCGCATTTATTTTGCATGCGGCTTTAATGTACCACTATTTTAAGGGTGGTTATTATCCCATGGGTGGCGGTGGGGCCTTGGTAAAATCCATGACCAATAAATTCAAGGGGTATGGTGGTGTTCTAAAAACTTCCACATCCGTTAAAAAAATACTGATTGAAGGAAAAAAAACAAAAAAGGCCACCGGCGTCGAATTACAGGACGGTAGGCAAATTTTCGCGAGGCATATCGTTTCAAATGCCGATGTTGGTATCACATATAATCAGCTTATAGGAAGGCAACATCTTAGTCAGAAACTAAGAAAAAAACTTGAAAAAACCAAGTACTCGTGCACTTCACTCATGTTGTTTTTGACAGTGGATATGGACGTACGAAAAGCCGGGTTGGACTCTGGTAATATTTGGGTCCTACCCGATATGGACATGGACGATTACTATGATAGCATTATGAAATCAGACCTTCAAAAGGTTGAATTTTTCAAGGCGCTTTTCGTGAGCTGCACTACCTTAAAAGACCCTACAAGCTTTGATGGAAAACACCATTGTTTGGAGGTCATCACTTTTATAGACTACAAAACATTTGAGCCATTTACGGAGGAAAGAGAAGAACGCTCGGAAAAATATCTCCAGTATAAGGCGGAACTCACCCAAAAAATGATTTTAGGTTTGGAAAAAGTGGTTCCAAACATCAGCAATCACATAGTACACCAGGAATTAGGAACCCCAATAACCAATGAATATTACATCAATACCACAAGGGGTAATGTGTACGGAACGGAAAAAAGTTTAAAGCACATTGGTCCTTTTGCATACAAATCCAAAAGTGAGATCGAAAACCTCTATTTTTGCGGTGCGAGTATTTTATCGCATGGAGTAGCCGGAGCAAGTCATTCTGGGGTAAACACGGCAGCTGTAATTTTAGGGTGCCACGCCGATGAACTAAAGGAACCCCAAGAAGGACAGGAACTACTTATTTTGGAGGCCGAAGACACCCCCGATAACTACCCAGAGGAAATACAAAAGAAAATCAAGCTAAGACAAAAAAGGACCCAAGAAAAATCTAAAAGCTTGGCTTAA
- a CDS encoding M28 family peptidase, which translates to MKKIVWIVAGLLLACNSSQKTVTKEAAANATVDPKVYAETITEAELKEHLYVYASDEFEGRETGQPGQKKAIAYLKAEYENLEIPPAQSNGEYFQKVPIEISNIPVGKLRVNNSDFLLGEHVLTFSRAQSENNEIVYVGYGIEDENYSDYQGVDIAGKLVLMKTGEPINTNGTYTISGTSEKSIWSNMSESLGKRFQLAEDKGAIGVLYYDADNYPRFKSRFDYMRNNSNGRMSLKNGEADSFSSLFIDGILAKELLPTIESDHAPKKIEARVTLDFESSNEEVDSENVVAFIQGADKPNEYIIISSHLDHIGITPEGEINNGADDDGSGTVALLEIAEAFKKAKDAGNGPRRSIVFLHVTGEEKGLLGSEYYTDVEPIFPLEQTVANLNIDMVGRIDPKRDGDRNYVYLIGSDKLSTELHELSEEVNSKYTQLELDYTYNDENDPNRFYYRSDHYNFAKNNIPIIFYFNGTHDDYHRPGDTPDKINYDLLENRTRLIFYTAWELANRANPVTVDKAAD; encoded by the coding sequence ATGAAAAAAATTGTTTGGATAGTTGCAGGGCTACTTCTGGCCTGTAACTCCTCCCAAAAAACGGTGACCAAGGAAGCGGCTGCCAATGCAACTGTTGACCCAAAGGTTTATGCAGAAACCATTACCGAAGCCGAATTAAAAGAACATCTGTATGTTTATGCCTCCGATGAATTTGAAGGCCGGGAAACTGGACAACCCGGACAAAAAAAGGCAATTGCCTACTTAAAGGCAGAATACGAGAATTTGGAGATCCCGCCCGCTCAGTCAAATGGGGAATATTTTCAGAAGGTTCCCATTGAAATTAGCAATATACCGGTTGGAAAATTACGTGTTAACAATTCCGATTTTCTTTTGGGGGAACATGTACTTACCTTTTCAAGAGCCCAATCTGAAAACAATGAAATCGTTTATGTGGGATATGGTATCGAGGATGAAAATTATTCGGATTACCAAGGTGTGGACATTGCCGGCAAATTGGTTTTGATGAAAACCGGGGAACCTATTAATACGAATGGCACCTACACTATTTCTGGCACCTCTGAAAAATCGATTTGGAGCAATATGTCGGAATCACTTGGAAAGCGTTTCCAATTGGCCGAGGATAAGGGGGCCATTGGCGTACTTTATTATGATGCCGACAACTACCCAAGATTTAAAAGTCGATTCGACTATATGCGAAACAATAGCAATGGCCGGATGAGCTTAAAAAATGGAGAAGCCGACAGTTTTTCAAGTCTGTTCATCGATGGCATTTTGGCAAAGGAGCTTTTACCAACCATTGAATCGGACCACGCACCTAAGAAAATAGAGGCTAGAGTGACTTTGGATTTTGAAAGTTCCAATGAGGAGGTCGATTCCGAAAATGTGGTAGCGTTCATTCAAGGCGCCGATAAACCAAATGAATACATCATCATTTCTTCCCATTTGGACCATATAGGAATTACCCCTGAGGGAGAAATCAACAATGGCGCGGACGACGATGGTTCTGGAACCGTGGCCCTTCTGGAAATAGCAGAAGCGTTCAAAAAAGCAAAAGATGCCGGAAACGGACCAAGAAGATCCATAGTATTCCTACACGTAACCGGCGAGGAAAAGGGGCTTTTGGGATCTGAATATTATACCGATGTAGAACCTATCTTCCCATTGGAACAAACCGTGGCAAATCTGAACATAGACATGGTGGGAAGAATTGACCCGAAGCGCGACGGGGACAGAAATTATGTTTATCTGATAGGTTCCGATAAATTGAGTACCGAGCTCCACGAACTTTCCGAGGAGGTAAACTCAAAATATACGCAACTGGAATTGGATTATACCTATAACGATGAAAACGACCCCAATCGTTTCTATTATAGAAGCGATCATTACAATTTTGCCAAAAACAACATCCCTATTATTTTCTATTTCAATGGCACGCATGACGATTATCATAGGCCCGGCGACACTCCCGATAAAATTAACTATGACCTTTTAGAGAACAGAACAAGACTGATTTTTTACACGGCATGGGAATTGGCGAATAGGGCGAATCCTGTAACTGTGGATAAAGCAGCGGACTGA
- a CDS encoding SGNH/GDSL hydrolase family protein has protein sequence MKNFKVLLMGILATFLSQHTVLAQDWANLKMFQEANGSLEAPKENEDRVVFMGNSITIGWLNSRPEFFEGKPYVNRGISGQTTPQMLIRFRQDVVDLHPKVVVILAGTNDIAGNTGPSTLEMIMDNIKGMAEIAHANDIKVVLSSTLPAYDYPWKPGMEPAGKIVALNKMIKAYAYEKGHVYLDYFSQMADERNGLPKKYADDEVHPTVEGYKVMEPLVEEAIEKALKK, from the coding sequence ATGAAAAATTTCAAGGTTTTGCTTATGGGAATTCTTGCCACTTTTTTATCCCAGCACACGGTTTTAGCTCAGGATTGGGCCAACTTAAAAATGTTCCAAGAGGCCAATGGATCTTTGGAAGCCCCCAAAGAAAATGAAGATAGGGTCGTTTTCATGGGCAATTCCATCACCATTGGTTGGCTGAATTCCAGACCGGAATTCTTCGAGGGAAAACCGTATGTGAACAGGGGCATTAGTGGACAGACGACGCCCCAGATGCTGATTCGCTTTCGGCAGGATGTGGTGGACCTTCATCCAAAGGTGGTGGTCATCCTTGCCGGAACCAATGATATTGCCGGGAACACGGGACCGTCCACCTTGGAAATGATCATGGACAACATCAAGGGCATGGCAGAAATTGCACACGCCAATGATATTAAAGTGGTATTGTCATCTACATTGCCAGCGTATGATTATCCTTGGAAACCAGGGATGGAACCCGCCGGAAAAATAGTGGCACTTAACAAAATGATAAAGGCCTATGCCTACGAAAAAGGGCATGTCTATCTTGATTATTTCTCGCAAATGGCGGATGAACGCAACGGATTGCCAAAAAAATATGCAGATGATGAGGTCCACCCCACCGTTGAAGGATATAAGGTCATGGAGCCTTTGGTGGAGGAAGCCATTGAGAAAGCCTTGAAAAAATAG
- a CDS encoding Gfo/Idh/MocA family protein — translation MKIFTRRDFGITLGKGIAASTLLGGTSLACGQSTKALNKKLGIALVGLGSYSTYQLAPSLQDTEHCYLAGIVTGTREKEKIWQEKYAIPKENTFNYENFDSIANNEAIDIVYVVLPNSMHADFSIRAAKAGKHVICEKPMALNVAECDAIIDACNKAGVKLSVGYRMQSDPYTKEVKKYVAEKTFGDVHFVSSDAGYISNGNPDQWRLNKELSGGGALMNMGVYSIQTSIYGCGSNPSSVSAQEFSTRPDYFKDTDETITAQFEFPNDAVAHMMTSHNANGNRLKSHCSNGWFELDPAHSYGPISGRTSNGNVISFPHQRQQALQMDDFVKHILMGTPNVAPGEMGKRDMIIVEAIYRSIAEGGKKQMLDLGNMGIVG, via the coding sequence ATGAAAATATTTACGAGACGCGACTTTGGAATAACCCTTGGAAAGGGAATTGCCGCAAGTACCTTGTTGGGAGGCACGAGTTTGGCCTGTGGCCAAAGTACAAAAGCACTAAATAAAAAATTGGGTATCGCTTTGGTTGGGCTTGGAAGTTATAGCACATATCAATTGGCACCTTCATTGCAGGATACTGAACACTGCTACTTGGCGGGAATCGTTACTGGGACCCGTGAAAAGGAAAAAATCTGGCAAGAAAAATATGCAATACCAAAGGAGAACACCTTTAACTATGAAAATTTTGATAGTATCGCAAACAACGAAGCGATTGATATCGTTTATGTGGTACTTCCTAACAGTATGCATGCGGATTTTAGTATTCGTGCCGCGAAGGCAGGTAAACATGTAATTTGTGAGAAACCTATGGCCTTAAATGTTGCCGAATGCGATGCTATCATTGATGCCTGTAACAAAGCGGGCGTAAAGTTATCTGTTGGATATAGAATGCAATCCGACCCGTACACGAAGGAAGTAAAAAAATATGTAGCCGAAAAGACATTTGGGGATGTTCATTTTGTTTCTTCGGATGCAGGATATATTTCCAATGGGAATCCGGATCAATGGCGACTAAATAAGGAATTATCCGGTGGAGGTGCCTTGATGAACATGGGCGTTTATTCCATACAGACCAGTATTTACGGTTGTGGGTCAAACCCTTCATCGGTTTCGGCACAGGAATTTAGTACCAGACCCGATTATTTTAAGGATACGGACGAAACCATAACGGCCCAATTCGAATTTCCCAATGATGCCGTCGCCCATATGATGACCTCCCATAATGCCAATGGAAACAGGCTAAAATCACATTGCAGCAATGGTTGGTTTGAATTGGATCCTGCCCATAGCTATGGGCCCATCAGCGGTAGAACATCCAACGGAAACGTCATCAGTTTTCCACATCAAAGGCAGCAGGCTCTTCAAATGGACGATTTTGTCAAACACATACTCATGGGAACACCAAATGTGGCCCCTGGGGAAATGGGGAAGAGGGACATGATCATTGTGGAGGCTATCTACAGGTCTATTGCGGAAGGCGGAAAAAAACAAATGCTGGATTTGGGCAACATGGGCATCGTGGGCTAA
- a CDS encoding S10 family peptidase — translation MKRLFLPTILIVLFYFQSNAQGRELPVDTVVTTQHSVVINGTSIDYTAKTGTQPVWDENGDPIASLHYTYYTRNNVKDRAARPLLISFNGGPGSGSVWMHLAYTGPRILNIDDEGYPVQPYGVKENPYSVLDVTDVVYVNPANTGYSRTIPESGEKVDRKKFFGINADIKYLAEWLNTFVTRNNRWRSPKYLIGESYGGPRVMGLSLELQNAQWMYLNGVILVSPADYKIIRNSGPVAEAMNLPYYTAAAWHHKALPSALQNKDLLEILPESEEYTINTLIPALAKGGFIPNTERTAVAEKMAYYSGLEAKDILDQNLSVPTSFFWKNLLKEKGGYTVGRLDSRYLGMDKQLMGMQPDYNSEITSWLHSFTPAINYYLQEELKFKTDIKYNMFGPVRPWDNSDENTRENLRQAMAQNPYLNVLVQSGYYDGATTYFNAKYLMWQVDPSGRMKDRFSFKGYRSGHMMYLRKEDLQKANDDIREFIKNTQANGKSAKY, via the coding sequence ATGAAACGATTATTTTTACCCACCATCCTAATTGTATTATTTTATTTTCAATCCAACGCCCAAGGCAGGGAACTTCCAGTAGACACTGTAGTAACTACCCAACACAGTGTAGTGATCAACGGAACCTCCATAGACTACACCGCAAAGACGGGCACCCAACCTGTATGGGACGAAAATGGCGATCCGATCGCTTCCCTGCACTATACCTATTACACCCGTAACAATGTAAAGGACCGTGCCGCCAGACCCTTATTGATTTCTTTCAATGGTGGACCGGGTTCCGGTTCCGTATGGATGCATTTGGCTTATACCGGCCCACGCATACTGAACATAGATGATGAGGGGTATCCCGTACAACCTTATGGAGTTAAGGAAAACCCTTATTCCGTGTTGGATGTTACCGATGTGGTCTATGTCAATCCCGCGAACACTGGTTATTCCAGAACGATTCCTGAATCTGGCGAGAAAGTGGACCGTAAAAAGTTTTTTGGAATCAATGCCGATATAAAATACCTAGCCGAATGGCTCAACACCTTTGTCACCCGAAACAATAGATGGCGCTCGCCAAAGTACCTTATTGGGGAAAGTTACGGTGGACCCCGGGTCATGGGGCTTTCCCTGGAATTGCAGAATGCACAATGGATGTACTTGAACGGGGTGATTTTGGTTTCACCGGCAGACTATAAGATTATTAGAAATTCGGGGCCAGTTGCCGAGGCTATGAACCTGCCTTATTATACGGCAGCTGCATGGCATCATAAAGCTTTACCTTCGGCATTGCAAAACAAGGATTTACTTGAAATTTTACCGGAATCTGAGGAATATACCATCAACACCTTGATTCCTGCCTTGGCAAAAGGTGGGTTTATTCCAAATACCGAAAGAACAGCCGTTGCCGAAAAAATGGCCTATTACTCCGGATTGGAAGCGAAAGATATTCTGGACCAGAATTTGTCCGTTCCAACATCCTTCTTTTGGAAAAATCTTTTAAAGGAAAAAGGAGGATATACCGTTGGGCGATTGGACTCGAGGTATTTGGGAATGGACAAACAGTTAATGGGCATGCAACCCGATTATAATTCCGAAATAACTTCATGGCTACATAGCTTTACCCCTGCCATTAATTATTACTTGCAGGAAGAGCTTAAATTCAAGACCGATATTAAATACAATATGTTCGGCCCTGTACGTCCTTGGGACAACTCTGATGAGAATACGAGGGAAAATTTAAGACAGGCCATGGCGCAAAATCCATACTTGAACGTATTGGTACAATCAGGCTATTATGATGGCGCTACCACCTATTTTAATGCAAAGTATCTAATGTGGCAAGTGGACCCAAGTGGCAGAATGAAAGACCGCTTTAGTTTTAAGGGCTATCGCTCCGGTCATATGATGTACCTTCGTAAGGAGGACTTACAAAAAGCTAATGATGACATTCGTGAATTCATAAAAAACACGCAAGCAAACGGCAAAAGTGCAAAATACTAG
- a CDS encoding alkaline phosphatase PhoX: MKKSKNVLFKICALSLLGIAAVSCNPEDGLDGMDGRDGIDGVDGRDGVDGQDGEDGQDLTIEEMVPLTSSVVPDDVFELKGSFASSANLKMILSSADILASDSTFVYGSYMDGAALYPYGDGTYAFINNLEADYSIARIRMNSNLEPMEGDYIVNSTATAFTAMCSGSSVTVEEHGFGPLYLSGGEWGGNAKGVYKVNPFRAVENRVEAERLPAMGEWSTENAVVIGKDAYPSQTVVFMGDDDSNNTYPQAHFGMYVGSRGDLYGGKLYVLRGKNPVESAPGAGGQLFEMGMAEDIEYDVEWVEVTERTLAELNQEAIDSSAIGFQRIEDIDWRKGSAQANREVYFNATGRIRGDNPDLNLRGTGFGRVYKLELNPDNPTGDAKLTVVVDGDLEGGKGDGMHSPDNILVTENYAYIQEDPNGYASLNADISGFAKLWQLDLNTGAFVEVMECNQTVAAGLGLGTTTDMWEITGLIDVTDVIGASEPTFMGGAQVHGWNFSTTPETAVRADGLKFVDPTAIDESSATLEGSFLFKVTGLPR, translated from the coding sequence ATGAAAAAATCAAAAAATGTATTGTTTAAAATCTGTGCGCTTTCCCTGCTTGGGATTGCGGCCGTTAGTTGTAATCCGGAGGACGGGCTCGATGGTATGGACGGTCGTGACGGCATCGACGGTGTTGACGGAAGGGATGGGGTAGATGGTCAGGACGGAGAGGACGGACAGGACCTTACCATTGAGGAAATGGTACCTTTGACCAGTTCTGTAGTGCCTGATGATGTTTTTGAATTGAAAGGTTCTTTTGCAAGTTCCGCCAATCTAAAAATGATTCTTTCTTCCGCTGATATCTTAGCATCGGATTCCACCTTTGTATATGGTTCTTATATGGACGGTGCCGCTTTGTATCCCTATGGAGATGGTACGTACGCATTTATCAACAATTTGGAGGCCGATTATTCCATTGCCCGAATCCGAATGAACTCGAATTTAGAGCCCATGGAAGGGGATTACATCGTCAATTCAACCGCCACTGCCTTTACAGCTATGTGTTCAGGTTCTTCGGTAACCGTTGAGGAACATGGATTTGGGCCTTTGTACCTTTCCGGCGGTGAATGGGGAGGAAACGCCAAAGGCGTCTACAAAGTAAATCCTTTTAGAGCCGTGGAAAATAGGGTAGAGGCCGAAAGACTTCCTGCTATGGGCGAGTGGTCCACGGAAAATGCCGTGGTGATCGGTAAGGATGCCTATCCGTCCCAAACCGTTGTGTTTATGGGAGATGATGATAGTAATAATACCTATCCACAAGCACATTTTGGAATGTACGTAGGTTCTAGAGGAGATTTGTATGGTGGGAAATTATATGTGTTGAGAGGGAAAAACCCTGTGGAATCCGCACCTGGTGCAGGTGGACAATTGTTTGAAATGGGAATGGCCGAAGATATCGAGTATGATGTTGAATGGGTAGAAGTTACGGAAAGGACCTTGGCCGAATTGAACCAAGAGGCCATCGATTCATCTGCGATAGGCTTTCAGCGAATTGAGGATATTGACTGGAGAAAGGGTTCTGCCCAGGCCAACAGAGAAGTTTATTTCAATGCCACCGGAAGGATACGGGGCGATAACCCAGACCTTAACTTGAGAGGGACCGGATTTGGTAGGGTATATAAATTGGAACTCAATCCAGATAATCCTACCGGTGACGCGAAATTGACCGTTGTGGTGGATGGTGATTTGGAAGGCGGAAAGGGTGATGGAATGCATTCTCCAGATAATATTTTGGTAACCGAAAACTATGCCTATATCCAAGAAGACCCCAATGGTTATGCTTCTTTGAATGCCGATATTTCCGGATTTGCAAAATTATGGCAATTGGATTTGAATACCGGTGCCTTTGTAGAGGTCATGGAGTGTAACCAGACCGTTGCGGCAGGATTAGGTTTGGGAACTACTACCGATATGTGGGAAATAACTGGTCTAATCGATGTGACCGATGTAATTGGTGCTTCCGAGCCAACCTTTATGGGCGGTGCACAGGTACATGGATGGAATTTCAGTACGACTCCTGAAACTGCTGTTCGTGCGGACGGATTGAAGTTTGTGGATCCAACGGCCATCGATGAATCCAGTGCTACCTTGGAAGGTTCCTTCCTTTTTAAAGTAACAGGCTTACCTAGATAA
- a CDS encoding Cif family virulence factor — protein MDNYNLRYPTKSHTGKLQFKIAVISKINEDVYWVMGEYHITREVGDAKGTFLIIFKRIDGVWKIISDSSC, from the coding sequence TTGGACAACTATAATTTGCGCTATCCTACCAAATCCCATACGGGCAAGCTGCAATTTAAAATTGCGGTGATTTCCAAAATTAATGAAGATGTGTATTGGGTCATGGGCGAATACCATATAACCAGGGAAGTTGGAGATGCAAAGGGAACGTTTCTCATTATTTTCAAAAGAATTGATGGGGTATGGAAAATAATTTCGGATTCATCTTGTTGA